A section of the Thermodesulfobacteriota bacterium genome encodes:
- a CDS encoding ferritin family protein: MFEHIEEKEAVEKAALIEKNGFTFYSLLAAKTEDAEAAAVFKRLAKDEEKHLKIIEKKYFPEAGFGELITEEELEVEEYVRTRGVPDLFTRRIDIEKLVHAIDEPRKALLIALDAEVHSVEFFTKLAEKSSTEEGREICLELAEEERQHVEHIEELLKSTLK; the protein is encoded by the coding sequence GTGTTCGAGCATATAGAGGAAAAAGAGGCCGTTGAGAAGGCGGCGCTGATAGAGAAAAACGGCTTTACCTTTTATTCGCTCCTCGCCGCTAAGACCGAAGACGCCGAGGCGGCCGCCGTCTTCAAAAGGCTCGCGAAGGACGAGGAAAAGCACCTGAAGATAATCGAGAAGAAGTACTTCCCCGAGGCCGGGTTCGGGGAGCTTATCACCGAAGAGGAGTTGGAGGTCGAGGAGTACGTAAGGACGCGCGGCGTGCCGGACCTCTTCACGAGACGGATAGACATAGAGAAACTGGTCCACGCGATAGACGAGCCCCGGAAGGCGCTCCTTATCGCACTCGACGCGGAGGTCCACTCGGTCGAGTTCTTTACGAAGCTGGCGGAGAAGTCCTCGACCGAAGAGGGCCGGGAGATCTGCCTCGAACTCGCCGAAGAGGAGCGGCAGCACGTCGAGCACATAGAGGAGTTGCTGAAGTCAACTTTAAAGTAG
- a CDS encoding Mut7-C RNAse domain-containing protein yields MDKELKFFADSMLGKLTLWLKIVGHDVAYERTIDDTELIRRAGAEGRVVLTRDTLLIKRRWVREEKNHLFIESDSFREQLKQVVEAYGLDRERFLTRCLRCNLLLEDIEKGSIEGRVPPYVYSTQEEFSTCPSCGRLYWAGTHRERMERELAEDDFKGP; encoded by the coding sequence GTGGATAAGGAGCTAAAATTTTTCGCCGACTCGATGCTGGGCAAACTCACCCTGTGGCTCAAGATAGTCGGCCATGACGTTGCGTACGAGAGGACCATCGACGATACGGAGCTCATAAGGAGGGCCGGGGCCGAGGGCAGGGTGGTCCTTACGAGGGACACGCTGCTAATAAAAAGACGCTGGGTCAGGGAGGAAAAAAATCACCTCTTTATCGAGAGCGACAGCTTCCGCGAGCAACTTAAGCAGGTCGTCGAGGCGTACGGGTTGGACAGAGAAAGATTCCTGACGCGGTGCCTCAGATGCAACCTCTTGCTTGAGGATATCGAAAAGGGCTCGATAGAGGGCCGGGTACCGCCTTACGTATATTCGACGCAGGAGGAGTTCTCCACCTGTCCCTCATGCGGCCGGCTCTACTGGGCCGGAACGCACAGGGAGAGGATGGAGAGGGAACTGGCAGAGGATGACTTTAAAGGCCCTTGA
- a CDS encoding nuclear transport factor 2 family protein, with product MRRIYILPLCILLLFTFGCSKPMTEEDRVRAAVNGIAEAMEAKDLKAAIRYFSDDYNDEAGNDRSGIKGVLFHQIMRPGKLSVFVRGLEVKVEGSRALVDCKAALVRGDAIPDESAGYRFSVVFRKEDGDWKALSAKWERVGLMGLL from the coding sequence ATGAGAAGGATATATATCCTGCCCCTGTGCATTCTTCTTTTATTCACGTTCGGCTGCTCCAAACCCATGACCGAGGAGGACAGGGTGAGGGCTGCCGTAAATGGGATTGCGGAGGCCATGGAGGCGAAGGACTTAAAGGCGGCCATCCGTTACTTCTCGGACGACTACAACGACGAGGCGGGGAACGACCGCAGCGGCATTAAGGGGGTACTCTTCCACCAGATCATGAGGCCCGGGAAGCTATCGGTCTTCGTGCGCGGCCTGGAGGTGAAGGTCGAGGGGAGTAGGGCCCTTGTGGACTGCAAGGCCGCTCTCGTAAGGGGGGACGCGATACCGGACGAGAGCGCGGGCTACCGCTTCAGCGTGGTCTTCAGAAAGGAAGACGGCGACTGGAAGGCCCTTAGCGCCAAGTGGGAGAGGGTCGGCCTTATGGGGCTACTGTGA
- a CDS encoding SLC13 family permease, whose translation GTPPNVIGIGMIDSLAGVKITFFEWMTFALPITAVMFAYLFLMLSRSVAPGAPAVAGGPSDREGVREYVRKARHGLGGWKRGEINTAVAFATAVTLWVLPSIVGLICGKESEAALFLSSRLNSGIVAVFAATLLFILPVSFRERRFTMDWSGAVRIDWGTILLFGGGLSLGKLMFSTGLAESFGHGLTGLTGATGLWSITAVSTLMAIILSETTSNTASANMVIPVTIAIALSMGISPLPPALGACLGASFGFMLPVSTPPNAIVYGSGMVPILSMVRKGILFDIGGFFIIMAGLMVMCPLMGWV comes from the coding sequence AGGCACCCCGCCGAACGTGATAGGGATCGGCATGATAGACTCGCTTGCCGGGGTGAAGATCACGTTTTTCGAGTGGATGACGTTCGCCTTACCCATAACCGCCGTGATGTTCGCCTACCTCTTTCTTATGCTGTCGCGTTCGGTTGCACCGGGCGCCCCGGCCGTAGCGGGGGGGCCGTCCGACAGGGAGGGCGTGCGCGAGTACGTGAGGAAGGCCCGCCACGGGCTCGGGGGGTGGAAGAGGGGGGAGATAAATACGGCCGTCGCCTTCGCCACTGCCGTTACGCTCTGGGTGCTTCCGAGCATCGTCGGGCTCATATGCGGTAAGGAGTCCGAGGCGGCGCTGTTCCTCTCTTCGAGGCTGAATAGCGGTATCGTGGCCGTCTTTGCCGCCACCCTTCTCTTCATACTCCCCGTATCCTTTCGGGAGCGGCGTTTTACGATGGACTGGTCCGGGGCCGTAAGGATAGACTGGGGTACCATACTGCTCTTCGGAGGGGGGCTCAGCCTCGGTAAGCTCATGTTCTCGACCGGCCTTGCCGAGAGTTTCGGCCACGGCCTCACGGGCCTTACCGGCGCCACGGGCCTCTGGAGCATCACCGCGGTCAGCACTCTCATGGCGATAATCCTGAGCGAGACCACTTCGAACACGGCCTCGGCCAACATGGTGATACCCGTCACCATAGCCATAGCCCTTTCGATGGGCATCTCTCCACTGCCGCCCGCCTTGGGGGCCTGCCTCGGGGCGAGCTTCGGCTTCATGCTCCCGGTCTCCACTCCGCCGAACGCCATAGTCTACGGCTCGGGCATGGTGCCGATACTCTCAATGGTAAGAAAGGGGATACTCTTCGACATAGGGGGGTTCTTCATTATAATGGCGGGGCTTATGGTGATGTGCCCGCTTATGGGGTGGGTATAA